A DNA window from Hydrogenophaga taeniospiralis contains the following coding sequences:
- a CDS encoding CinA family protein, with translation MNLPPTATLVEQLATELKARGQFLATAESCTGGLIASACTELSGSSDWFERGFVTYSNAAKSELLGVSAALIEEHGAVSEAVARAMATGAVVNAHAHWSVAVTGIAGPTGGSADKPVGTVWFGWATPEGVFTEHQRFDGDRAAVRQATVRHALAGLLLRLR, from the coding sequence ATGAACCTGCCGCCCACCGCCACACTGGTTGAACAACTGGCCACCGAACTCAAGGCGCGCGGCCAGTTCCTGGCCACGGCCGAGAGCTGCACCGGCGGCCTGATCGCCAGCGCCTGCACCGAGCTCAGTGGATCGAGCGACTGGTTCGAGCGCGGCTTCGTCACCTATTCCAACGCCGCCAAGTCCGAGCTGCTGGGCGTGTCCGCCGCGCTGATCGAAGAACACGGCGCGGTGAGCGAGGCGGTGGCGCGCGCCATGGCCACCGGGGCGGTGGTCAACGCCCACGCGCACTGGTCGGTGGCGGTCACCGGCATTGCCGGCCCCACCGGTGGCAGCGCCGACAAACCGGTGGGCACGGTGTGGTTCGGCTGGGCCACGCCCGAGGGCGTGTTCACCGAACACCAGCGCTTCGACGGCGACCGCGCCGCCGTGCGCCAGGCCACGGTGCGGCACGCGCTGGCCGGGCTGCTGCTCCGCCTGCGCTGA